From a single Arachis hypogaea cultivar Tifrunner chromosome 3, arahy.Tifrunner.gnm2.J5K5, whole genome shotgun sequence genomic region:
- the LOC112790719 gene encoding DCD domain-containing protein NRP-B, whose product MENNQESSFWQFSDQLRVQASNLANLSLNDSIWSNNYSSKRPDERRNFDIKVGGEINSSPSPSPSPSPLLNKSKAPLSDFNDGWKQINNTTINGSLFTMPYNYNTTTTTNLDLVGGVGMGMVNGGFNKGIYSKPSYGNFNSSINHNNNMNINLKGLKGNKGEDEVVFHPPKSSKKNNNNNNNKNKQGGDNDNKEAKTGADKRFKTLPPSEALPRNETIGGYIFVCNNDTMAENLKRQLFGLPPRYRDSVRAITPGLPLFLYNYSTHQLHGIFEAASFGGSNIDASAWEDKKCPGESRFPAQVRVITRKTCEPLEEDSFRPILHHYDGPKFRLELSVPEALSLLDIFAEQHTFNDAFKALTD is encoded by the exons ATGGAGAACAATCAAGAGTCGTCATTTTGGCAATTCAGTGACCAACTTCGTGTGCAGGCTTCAAATCTAGCGAACCTGTCTCTCAATGATTCCATTTGGAGCAACAATTACAGTTCAAAGAGGCCTGATGAAAGGAGGAACTTCGACATCAAAGTTGGCGGTGAAATCAACTCATCACCGTCAccttcaccatcaccatcaccgcTTCTCAACAAGTCAAAAGCACCTCTCTCTGATTTCAACGATGGCTGGAAGCAGATCAACAACACCACCATCAATGGATCTCTCTTCACCATGCCTTACAActacaacaccaccaccaccaccaaccttGACCTTGTCGGTGGTGTTGGCATGGGCATGGTCAACGGTGGCTTCAACAAAGGGATTTATTCCAAGCCTTCCTATGGAAACTTCAACAGCAGTatcaaccacaacaacaacatgAATATTAATCTCAAAGGACTGAAGGGTAATAAGGGAGAAGATGAGGTGGTATTTCACCCACCGAAAAGttccaagaagaacaacaacaataataataataagaacaagCAAGGAGGGGATAATGATAACAAGGAGGCGAAGACCGGTGCCGACAAGAGGTTCAAGACGCTGCCGCCATCGGAGGCTCTACCAAGGAATGAAACCATTGGGGGATACATCTTCGTTTGCAACAATGATACCATGGCAGAGAATCTCAAAAGACAGCTATTTG GTCTGCCTCCACGGTACAGGGATTCAGTGCGGGCAATCACTCCAGGGCTGCCCCTTTTCCTTTACAACTATTCCACCCACCAACTGCACGGCATCTTTGAG GCTGCTAGTTTTGGAGGGTCAAACATAGATGCAAGTGCTTGGGAGGACAAGAAGTGCCCCGGGGAATCCCGTTTCCCTGCTCAGGTTCGGGTCATAACAAGGAAAACATGTGAACCACTTGAGGAGGATTCCTTTAGGCCTATCCTTCACCACTACGATGGCCCTAAATTCCGTCTTGAACTCAGTGTTCCCGAGGCACTCTCTCTGCTCGATATCTTTGCAGAACAACACACTTTCAACGACGCTTTCAAGGCTTTAACTGACTAA